One Phycisphaerae bacterium RAS2 DNA window includes the following coding sequences:
- the cusB_1 gene encoding Cation efflux system protein CusB precursor, which translates to MNVRLRFIFLMVLVGVISSNWEKLQNYYDRWRRPAMASETVQAQEIEYYCPMHPNIIRAQAGSCPICGMPLAKRAKTGRKVLVEGVLAQVQMSPQKVQMGRIATSPVQYQLLSREIRTVGIVDYDETRRAFVAARIKGRLDKLFVNYVGQKVKKGDPLAAIYSPDLLVAQEELLTAVRQMGEQQGGSEVAPGVGKMLVEAARRKLTLWGITEHQVEEILKRGSVETHLTIFSPIEGIVTEKKVLEGNYVMEGDNIYTIADLSGVWMQAKVFEDQISGVGIGTAVEVTSVANPNEIFAGKITFIAYTVDPATRTLAARVEISNPDFKLKPGMYANATIRLPVGRVVEATTSAPAIANGPSTDGLANAYTALVASFAKDKSDSGLISNVGQEAQRLAQEKNKVVRLAASAIAEFAKQMSAVDLKDQRAILKSLSTKVIELLRAYPPRTSTFFKVHCPMVDADWIQTSEEVANPYYGSEMLKCGKVTGRLQRGGSGPNEEMAEGYFCPIYPDRLFDHPRECPIDKFPMKFVRIAKVLAVPASAVVNTGQRMVVYRESDPGTYDMIEVRLGAKAGEFYPVLAGLKAGDRLATSGAFVVDAENRLNPAAGAQYFGASGGESKPHQQEH; encoded by the coding sequence ATGAACGTGCGGCTCCGCTTCATCTTTCTGATGGTGCTAGTCGGCGTGATTTCGTCGAACTGGGAGAAACTCCAGAACTACTACGACCGCTGGCGCCGCCCGGCCATGGCGTCGGAGACGGTGCAGGCTCAAGAGATCGAGTACTACTGCCCAATGCACCCCAACATCATCCGCGCACAAGCGGGGAGTTGCCCCATTTGCGGAATGCCGCTTGCGAAGCGTGCGAAAACCGGGCGTAAGGTTCTGGTCGAGGGCGTGCTAGCGCAGGTTCAGATGAGCCCGCAGAAGGTTCAAATGGGCCGCATTGCCACGTCTCCCGTCCAGTACCAGCTCCTGAGTCGGGAAATCCGCACTGTGGGGATCGTCGACTACGATGAGACTCGTCGCGCGTTCGTCGCCGCGCGGATCAAGGGACGTCTTGACAAACTCTTCGTCAATTACGTTGGGCAAAAGGTAAAGAAGGGCGACCCACTGGCAGCAATCTATAGCCCCGATCTGCTGGTGGCCCAGGAAGAGCTTCTAACGGCCGTGCGCCAGATGGGGGAGCAGCAGGGCGGTAGTGAGGTCGCGCCGGGCGTGGGGAAAATGCTGGTAGAGGCGGCTCGGAGGAAGCTCACTCTATGGGGTATTACGGAGCATCAGGTCGAGGAGATCCTAAAGCGCGGCAGTGTGGAAACGCATTTGACGATTTTCTCACCCATCGAGGGCATCGTGACCGAGAAAAAAGTCCTCGAAGGCAATTACGTCATGGAGGGTGACAACATCTACACCATCGCCGACTTGAGCGGTGTGTGGATGCAGGCGAAGGTGTTTGAGGACCAAATCAGCGGGGTGGGAATCGGCACGGCGGTCGAAGTCACAAGCGTAGCGAATCCCAACGAAATCTTCGCCGGAAAGATCACATTCATTGCGTATACGGTCGATCCGGCAACGCGGACACTGGCTGCTCGTGTTGAGATCAGTAACCCGGATTTCAAGCTTAAGCCCGGAATGTACGCGAACGCGACCATCCGTCTGCCGGTCGGCCGCGTAGTCGAGGCTACGACATCGGCGCCGGCCATTGCGAACGGTCCTTCGACGGACGGTCTGGCGAATGCGTACACAGCGCTGGTCGCCTCATTCGCGAAGGACAAATCCGATTCGGGCTTGATTTCCAACGTTGGCCAGGAGGCCCAGCGGCTTGCACAGGAAAAGAACAAAGTCGTCCGGTTGGCGGCGTCGGCGATTGCGGAGTTCGCGAAGCAAATGTCGGCGGTGGACCTGAAGGATCAACGCGCGATTCTCAAATCGCTGAGTACGAAAGTGATCGAGCTTCTGCGGGCGTACCCGCCCCGGACGTCGACATTCTTTAAGGTGCATTGTCCGATGGTGGACGCGGACTGGATTCAAACGTCGGAAGAAGTGGCCAACCCGTACTACGGCTCGGAGATGCTCAAGTGCGGCAAGGTCACTGGGCGACTACAGCGCGGAGGCAGCGGACCGAACGAGGAGATGGCGGAAGGATATTTTTGCCCGATCTATCCGGACCGGCTTTTCGACCATCCTCGCGAATGCCCGATCGACAAGTTCCCCATGAAGTTCGTGAGAATCGCGAAAGTCCTGGCCGTGCCTGCGTCGGCCGTTGTCAACACCGGACAGCGCATGGTCGTTTATCGGGAGAGCGATCCCGGAACGTACGACATGATCGAAGTGCGCCTCGGCGCCAAGGCAGGCGAGTTCTATCCCGTGCTCGCAGGGCTAAAGGCTGGGGACCGCTTGGCCACATCCGGTGCCTTTGTTGTGGATGCCGAGAACCGCCTGAATCCGGCGGCCGGCGCGCAGTACTTCGGCGCCAGCGGCGGGGAAAGCAAACCGCATCAGCAAGAACATTGA
- the cusA_1 gene encoding Cation efflux system protein CusA, with protein sequence MISQVVEYSIRNRFIVILLTGAVAVWGAYCLMKTPVDAIPDLSENQVIVFADWMGRSPQEIDDQITYPLSVNLQGLAGIKSVRSASEFNFSMISIIFDEKTDFYFARTRVLERLNIASTFLPAGVTPYLAPDSTALGQIFWYTVEGDGYSPDELRAIQDWYVRYQLYVSGVAQVSSVGGFVREYQIDVDPDKLRAYDLALGSVFNAVARSNIAVGGKVYFENNAEYLIRGVGWLRGVKDLDNVVVAERSGVPIYLRNLAAVQLGPEYRRSMLEKNGQEATGGVVMMRYGENPLEVTKAIKKRIEELQPGLPPGVRIVPFYDRTRLIGDAIHTLTSALREEIIVASLVVILILRHVRAALLMCVTLPLAMLVSFILMYYLGIPSNIMSLSGLAISIGVLVDAGIVMVENAVHELHGHYGDQKVRGDTTEVCVRACRLLGKPIFFSVLIMLISFLPVFALSGQEGKMFHPLAFTKSFAMVGVSVLAITFVPAMIPILIKGRMRREEDNWFVRSFVNIYKPVLLWLLKIPAAGIWFLAFLFLLGAGFIGSQMLFLGVLAVALFFGTVFFRKARGKVIAFSLLLLTAHWASGFPKLGREFMPPLNEGSILDMPVTVPRTSITQAAEDVRLRDRIMAGFPEVEQVVGKVGRADTPTDPSGIDMVETVVTLRPKEWWPKRKILFEDAVSEAEQIVIAMQKDALIQMAITPEQIDELVNAAAMDAMTEFDRTMREFSHRREVEHEPVMARTLVSATLDDLLNLFRKKEELRREPTPAELGTIADRLTKDHGLHLVEVLRREEMGRLLASAVDQLAAVGGVEKKPELLLKAPSLWSDVRDAVVTVLGGENTSVLSEAFDAFEERLDREWVARTKIINWELEDQSRGAMVWALAQNLARHAKAKNLLSREPTDSDHQQIRQARENEFGRNVFLWHKTKNDLVKEMDSELQAPGWGNIWTQPIINRVDMLATGVRTMIGVKVFGPRQEDQTEEVVENGVKTVAVKEPGIQTISNQVAGVLRNVRGAVDVFPDQIVGRSYLQIDVDREKAARYGANVGDIQEAIEVAMGGKTIMTTVEGRRRFPVRVRYARDYWQTQEALRRILVTGRRGSATAQADSAGMGGAAMTSDAGGTEGTADSEVYQIPITEVADIKVVEGPSVIKSENGMLRSYVQLNVRDRDIVGFVEEAQRVVAQQVKLPPGFFIEWSGQFEHQVRAKKTLQIVFPMVILLIFVILYMTFNDIRDALVIMLAVPGALVGGVIFQSLFGFNFSVAVWVGYIACFGLATETGIVMLIYLHDAINRRGGLGKIASLAELTEAIVAGAVHRLRPKLMTEGTTIIGLVPMLWATGTGAEVMRPMAAPVLGGLLVADEVIDLLIPVIFNWYQCRKWRRLHPVAEEKIASVSHV encoded by the coding sequence ATGATTTCGCAGGTCGTTGAGTACTCGATCCGCAACCGGTTCATCGTGATTCTCCTCACAGGTGCTGTCGCCGTGTGGGGGGCGTACTGTCTGATGAAGACGCCGGTCGATGCAATCCCGGACCTGTCGGAAAACCAGGTCATCGTCTTCGCGGACTGGATGGGGCGATCTCCGCAGGAGATCGACGATCAGATTACCTATCCACTTTCGGTGAACCTTCAGGGCCTGGCGGGCATTAAGTCGGTACGATCCGCAAGCGAATTCAACTTCTCGATGATCAGCATCATCTTCGACGAGAAGACCGACTTCTATTTCGCCCGCACGCGCGTCCTGGAACGATTGAACATCGCCTCGACGTTTCTACCGGCCGGAGTCACGCCCTATCTGGCGCCGGACTCCACAGCGCTCGGACAGATCTTCTGGTATACAGTGGAGGGCGACGGATACAGCCCGGATGAGCTTCGCGCGATACAGGACTGGTACGTTCGCTATCAACTCTACGTGTCGGGCGTCGCGCAAGTATCAAGCGTCGGCGGTTTTGTGCGCGAATATCAGATCGACGTCGATCCGGACAAGCTACGTGCTTACGACCTCGCGCTCGGGTCGGTCTTCAACGCCGTCGCGCGCAGCAACATCGCCGTAGGCGGAAAGGTCTATTTCGAGAATAACGCGGAGTACCTCATTCGAGGAGTGGGCTGGCTGCGCGGCGTGAAGGACCTGGACAACGTCGTCGTGGCCGAACGCAGCGGCGTGCCCATTTACCTGCGCAACCTCGCAGCCGTGCAATTGGGACCCGAGTACCGCCGCAGCATGCTGGAGAAGAACGGCCAAGAGGCCACCGGCGGCGTGGTCATGATGCGCTACGGCGAAAATCCGCTGGAAGTCACCAAGGCGATCAAGAAGCGAATTGAGGAACTTCAGCCGGGCCTGCCGCCGGGCGTGCGGATCGTGCCCTTCTATGATCGCACGCGTCTGATCGGGGACGCCATCCACACGCTGACCTCCGCCTTGCGCGAGGAAATCATCGTGGCCAGTCTCGTCGTCATCCTGATCCTGCGACACGTCCGCGCTGCATTACTGATGTGCGTGACGCTGCCCCTGGCCATGCTGGTCTCCTTCATCCTGATGTATTACCTCGGGATTCCCAGCAACATCATGTCGCTGTCCGGGTTGGCCATCTCGATCGGCGTACTGGTGGACGCCGGGATTGTGATGGTGGAGAACGCCGTGCACGAACTGCACGGCCACTACGGCGACCAGAAGGTCCGCGGCGATACGACCGAAGTCTGCGTACGCGCGTGCCGGCTGCTCGGAAAGCCGATCTTCTTCTCCGTGCTCATCATGTTGATCTCCTTCCTGCCGGTCTTCGCCTTGAGCGGCCAGGAAGGCAAGATGTTCCACCCCCTGGCCTTCACCAAGTCGTTCGCCATGGTGGGTGTTTCCGTCCTCGCCATCACGTTCGTGCCGGCGATGATCCCGATCCTCATTAAGGGCCGAATGAGGAGGGAGGAAGATAACTGGTTTGTCCGCAGCTTCGTCAATATCTACAAACCTGTGCTGCTGTGGCTGCTCAAGATTCCGGCGGCCGGCATCTGGTTTCTCGCGTTCCTGTTCTTGCTCGGCGCCGGCTTCATCGGCAGCCAGATGCTCTTCTTGGGTGTGCTCGCGGTCGCTCTGTTTTTCGGCACGGTCTTTTTCCGCAAAGCCCGGGGCAAAGTGATTGCCTTTTCGCTCCTGTTGCTGACCGCCCACTGGGCGTCTGGTTTTCCGAAGTTGGGTCGCGAGTTCATGCCGCCGTTGAATGAGGGAAGTATTCTGGACATGCCGGTCACCGTGCCGCGGACCTCCATCACGCAGGCTGCGGAGGATGTGCGGCTTCGAGACCGCATTATGGCGGGTTTTCCGGAGGTGGAGCAGGTCGTCGGAAAAGTCGGTCGGGCCGACACACCGACCGATCCATCCGGCATTGATATGGTGGAGACCGTTGTGACGCTCCGCCCCAAAGAGTGGTGGCCGAAGCGAAAGATCCTCTTCGAAGACGCTGTGTCTGAAGCCGAACAGATCGTCATCGCCATGCAGAAAGACGCCCTGATTCAAATGGCGATCACGCCGGAGCAAATCGACGAACTCGTCAATGCTGCCGCCATGGATGCAATGACGGAATTCGATCGGACCATGCGCGAGTTCTCCCACCGCCGCGAGGTCGAGCACGAACCCGTCATGGCCAGGACACTTGTGTCGGCCACGCTTGATGATCTGCTTAACCTGTTCCGGAAAAAAGAGGAGCTTAGGCGCGAGCCCACGCCCGCGGAGCTGGGTACGATTGCAGATCGCCTGACCAAGGATCATGGATTGCACTTGGTCGAGGTACTCCGGCGCGAGGAGATGGGCCGCCTGCTTGCGTCTGCAGTCGATCAATTGGCGGCCGTGGGGGGTGTCGAGAAGAAACCTGAACTGCTTCTTAAAGCGCCGTCACTGTGGTCCGACGTGAGGGACGCCGTGGTCACCGTCCTGGGCGGCGAGAACACGTCCGTCCTCAGCGAGGCGTTCGACGCCTTTGAGGAACGATTGGACCGCGAATGGGTCGCGCGGACGAAAATCATCAACTGGGAGCTTGAAGATCAGTCTCGCGGCGCGATGGTCTGGGCCTTGGCGCAGAACCTGGCACGACACGCCAAAGCGAAGAACCTACTGTCGCGCGAGCCCACGGACTCGGACCACCAGCAAATCCGGCAAGCCCGGGAGAACGAATTCGGCCGGAACGTCTTCCTGTGGCACAAGACCAAGAACGACCTCGTCAAGGAGATGGACAGCGAGCTTCAAGCGCCGGGCTGGGGCAATATCTGGACGCAGCCCATCATCAACCGGGTGGACATGCTGGCCACCGGCGTTCGCACGATGATCGGCGTCAAGGTCTTTGGACCGCGCCAAGAGGACCAGACCGAGGAAGTCGTCGAAAACGGCGTCAAGACCGTGGCGGTCAAGGAGCCGGGAATCCAGACGATCTCCAATCAGGTCGCCGGCGTGCTGCGCAACGTCCGCGGAGCCGTAGACGTGTTCCCGGACCAGATCGTCGGTCGAAGCTACCTCCAGATTGACGTCGACCGCGAGAAGGCCGCCCGCTACGGCGCGAACGTCGGTGATATCCAAGAGGCAATCGAGGTCGCGATGGGCGGAAAGACGATCATGACCACGGTCGAAGGACGCCGGCGGTTTCCCGTGCGCGTCCGCTATGCCCGCGATTACTGGCAGACGCAGGAGGCCTTGCGCCGCATTCTGGTGACCGGCCGCCGCGGCTCCGCCACGGCACAGGCCGACAGTGCCGGCATGGGCGGCGCGGCCATGACGAGCGACGCTGGTGGAACTGAGGGAACGGCCGACAGTGAGGTGTATCAGATTCCAATCACCGAAGTCGCAGATATCAAAGTGGTTGAAGGCCCCAGCGTGATCAAGAGCGAGAATGGGATGCTGCGGTCTTACGTGCAGCTCAACGTCCGCGACCGTGACATCGTCGGCTTCGTCGAGGAGGCCCAGCGAGTCGTAGCACAGCAGGTCAAGCTGCCGCCGGGCTTCTTTATTGAATGGAGCGGACAGTTTGAGCACCAGGTTCGTGCGAAAAAAACGCTGCAAATCGTCTTCCCGATGGTCATCCTTCTGATCTTCGTCATTCTCTACATGACGTTCAACGACATTCGTGATGCCCTCGTCATCATGCTGGCCGTTCCCGGAGCGCTGGTCGGAGGCGTCATTTTCCAGAGCCTCTTCGGGTTCAACTTCAGCGTGGCCGTCTGGGTCGGTTACATCGCATGCTTCGGCCTGGCGACCGAGACCGGCATCGTCATGCTCATCTACCTCCACGATGCCATCAACCGCCGCGGCGGTCTGGGCAAGATCGCCTCGTTGGCCGAACTCACTGAGGCCATTGTGGCGGGCGCGGTCCATCGGCTGCGGCCAAAGCTCATGACCGAAGGGACGACGATCATCGGGCTCGTGCCCATGCTCTGGGCAACCGGGACCGGGGCCGAGGTCATGCGGCCCATGGCGGCGCCTGTGCTCGGCGGTCTGCTCGTCGCGGACGAGGTCATCGACCTGCTCATTCCGGTCATCTTCAACTGGTATCAGTGCCGGAAGTGGCGGCGGTTGCATCCGGTCGCCGAGGAGAAAATTGCTTCTGTATCGCACGTGTGA